A DNA window from Campylobacter anatolicus contains the following coding sequences:
- a CDS encoding peptide MFS transporter → MKKVWVLFSTEMWEKFNFYGLRAIFSLFMVHFLGLSETDAAIYYGAFLALSYLTPIVGGALADRILSYNASIIIGAILLSMAQLVFFVAACGEGFERTLSLIAAVFMICGNGFFKPSIMALLSSSIDESSKFDAVFSTYYFFLNLGVLLGVFIVPFFADVVVDGVRDISAFKWGFLAAFFAMLIGLIIYLKFSERHLKVVREKSMSLTIDSRNLVICVGIFAVVFITLVYFASGNLIKTYLYPLIYAIGISLATYVLLDKNLSRAERGDVVTIFISAFFIIFFWATFEQAGSSLTFIANNQTDRNLLGFNVPAAMVQMFNPLFVLILSLPFAAFWSYLDRQKKSVSNLDKQAFGLVLMGLSYAIIAYGVSGLGTNLLSIKWLILLYFMQTCAEMLVSPIGFSLVGKLSPRRFLGLIFGIFYLANAAGYALSGTLAALMPPTADKFIKANELGINLNDILNGAITPNAEQIVLLNTYNLPLNYPQIFGYQIVSLYDFFMIFCVICLLGGVMLFGIARIKTA, encoded by the coding sequence TGAAAAAGGTATGGGTGCTGTTTAGCACGGAGATGTGGGAGAAGTTTAACTTTTATGGACTAAGGGCGATATTTTCGCTATTTATGGTGCATTTTTTAGGACTTAGTGAGACGGACGCGGCGATATATTATGGTGCATTTTTGGCTCTTAGCTATCTTACGCCTATCGTGGGAGGTGCTTTAGCTGATCGCATTTTAAGCTACAATGCGAGTATTATCATCGGTGCAATTTTACTTAGTATGGCTCAGCTTGTATTTTTTGTAGCTGCGTGTGGAGAGGGATTTGAACGTACTCTTAGTCTTATAGCAGCGGTGTTTATGATATGCGGTAATGGTTTTTTTAAGCCAAGTATTATGGCACTTTTAAGCTCTAGTATCGATGAGTCTTCTAAATTTGATGCGGTGTTTTCAACATACTATTTTTTTCTAAATTTGGGCGTATTGCTTGGTGTCTTTATAGTGCCTTTCTTCGCCGATGTCGTGGTAGATGGTGTCCGCGATATCAGTGCCTTTAAGTGGGGCTTTTTAGCGGCATTTTTTGCTATGCTGATAGGACTTATTATATATTTAAAATTTAGTGAGCGTCATTTAAAAGTTGTGCGTGAAAAAAGTATGAGTTTAACGATAGATAGTCGAAATTTAGTCATTTGCGTGGGTATTTTTGCAGTGGTTTTTATCACTCTTGTCTACTTTGCGAGTGGAAATTTGATAAAAACATATCTCTATCCACTCATATACGCTATTGGCATTAGTTTAGCGACGTATGTATTGCTTGATAAGAACTTAAGCCGTGCCGAGAGAGGTGATGTGGTTACTATATTTATAAGTGCGTTTTTTATCATCTTTTTTTGGGCGACTTTTGAACAAGCTGGGTCATCTCTCACGTTTATAGCAAATAATCAAACAGATAGAAATTTGCTCGGATTTAATGTTCCTGCTGCGATGGTGCAGATGTTTAACCCGCTTTTTGTGTTGATTTTATCTTTGCCATTTGCTGCGTTTTGGAGTTATTTAGATAGACAAAAAAAGAGTGTTTCAAATTTAGACAAACAAGCGTTTGGACTTGTGTTGATGGGACTTAGCTACGCTATTATCGCTTATGGAGTGAGTGGACTTGGGACTAATTTACTTAGCATAAAGTGGCTTATACTACTTTATTTTATGCAAACTTGTGCTGAGATGTTAGTCTCTCCCATTGGTTTTTCGCTCGTGGGTAAACTCTCGCCAAGGCGATTTTTAGGACTTATATTTGGCATATTTTATCTTGCAAATGCTGCAGGATATGCTCTTTCTGGCACTTTAGCAGCTCTTATGCCACCAACTGCAGATAAATTTATAAAAGCAAATGAACTTGGTATAAATTTAAATGATATTTTAAATGGAGCTATCACGCCAAATGCCGAACAGATCGTACTTTTAAACACATACAACTTACCGCTAAACTATCCGCAAATTTTTGGTTATCAGATAGTTAGCTTATATGATTTTTTTATGATATTTTGCGTTATTTGTTTACTTGGCGGAGTGATGTTATTTGGAATTGCTAGGATAAAAACGGCTTGA